One genomic segment of Hallerella porci includes these proteins:
- a CDS encoding CvfB family protein, protein MHIGHFEYARVEDIKPQGFYLEVESGGRVLLPGSKAPAGLQKGDTLDVFIYLDNEGRPVATTQKPYATVGEFAVLEVKDVNDVGAFLDWGLDKDLFLPYKQQLGKLIPGDRCVVFILEDERTARIVATEKIKAFLDRDTRDLHISQKVNLAVYDVADDYVDFLVNNRYTGRLHLDASTQDETFEIGDTGEGYIQNIREDGRLTLSLKPVGYHATMDAADDIMKKLEEAGGILPFSDSSSPEEIQQEFGLSKKAFKKVIGGLFRQGRIFIGNDGIRIAKKTEERRRFSHSKPRKNFRNH, encoded by the coding sequence ATGCATATTGGACACTTTGAATACGCTCGGGTTGAAGACATTAAGCCGCAGGGATTTTACTTGGAAGTCGAAAGCGGTGGACGCGTTCTTTTGCCCGGATCTAAAGCGCCCGCAGGCCTCCAAAAAGGCGATACATTAGACGTTTTCATTTATCTAGACAACGAAGGTCGTCCTGTCGCTACGACGCAGAAACCGTATGCGACCGTCGGTGAATTTGCCGTTTTAGAAGTGAAAGATGTAAACGATGTCGGCGCCTTCCTCGATTGGGGTCTAGACAAAGATTTGTTTTTGCCGTATAAGCAACAACTGGGAAAACTCATTCCCGGCGATCGCTGCGTTGTTTTCATTTTAGAAGATGAACGCACAGCGCGCATTGTCGCTACCGAAAAAATCAAAGCATTCCTCGACCGCGATACGCGCGATTTGCACATTTCGCAAAAAGTCAATTTAGCGGTTTACGATGTCGCTGACGATTACGTCGATTTTTTGGTGAACAACCGTTACACGGGACGTTTGCATTTAGACGCTTCAACGCAAGACGAAACTTTTGAAATCGGTGATACCGGCGAAGGTTACATTCAAAACATCCGCGAAGATGGCCGTTTGACTTTGAGTTTAAAACCCGTCGGTTATCACGCGACGATGGACGCAGCCGATGATATTATGAAAAAGCTCGAAGAAGCCGGCGGAATTCTCCCCTTCTCCGATAGCAGTTCTCCGGAAGAAATTCAGCAAGAATTCGGTCTTTCGAAAAAAGCTTTCAAAAAAGTCATCGGTGGACTTTTCCGTCAAGGTCGCATTTTCATCGGAAACGATGGAATTCGCATCGCCAAAAAAACAGAAGAACGTCGCCGTTTTTCGCATTCAAAACCGCGTAAAAATTTTCGCAATCACTAA
- the gmd gene encoding GDP-mannose 4,6-dehydratase, which translates to MKRALITGITGQDGSYLAELLLEKGYAVYGLVRRKSKLDFNNAEHLKGKVTFIFGDMTDSASLLRAMEIAKPDEIYNLAAQSFVTTSWETPLSTADINAIGVTKLLEAVRLVKPDTRVYQASTSEMFGKVQTIPQNEKTPFYPRSPYGVSKLYGHWIIKNYRESYGMFACSGILFNHESERRGEEFVTRKITISVAKIKAGLQDHVELGNLNASRDWGHSADYVRAMWLMLQQDKADDYVVATGKTHTVREFVSLAFLAAGMELEFHGEGVQEYATLKGTDRILVKVNPEFFRPAEVDLLIGDATKAKTILGWEPEITYEELVNRMVKSDIQLLVEGKI; encoded by the coding sequence ATGAAACGCGCACTTATTACTGGAATTACGGGTCAAGACGGCTCTTATCTTGCAGAACTTCTTCTCGAAAAAGGCTATGCGGTTTACGGCCTTGTCCGCCGCAAAAGCAAACTCGATTTTAACAATGCGGAACATTTAAAAGGAAAGGTGACTTTCATCTTTGGCGATATGACGGATTCCGCATCGCTTCTGCGGGCAATGGAAATTGCAAAGCCCGATGAAATTTACAATCTCGCGGCGCAGTCCTTTGTGACGACTTCGTGGGAAACGCCGCTTTCCACCGCCGACATTAACGCCATCGGCGTCACAAAACTTTTGGAAGCTGTCCGTTTGGTAAAGCCCGATACTCGCGTCTATCAAGCGAGCACAAGCGAAATGTTTGGCAAAGTGCAGACGATTCCGCAGAACGAAAAAACACCGTTCTATCCGCGGAGTCCTTATGGTGTATCAAAACTTTACGGCCATTGGATTATCAAAAATTACCGCGAAAGTTATGGCATGTTTGCGTGCTCTGGCATTCTCTTTAATCACGAATCCGAACGCCGTGGCGAAGAATTTGTCACGCGAAAAATTACGATTTCCGTTGCCAAAATCAAAGCGGGTTTACAGGATCACGTAGAACTCGGCAATTTAAATGCGAGCCGCGATTGGGGACATTCGGCGGATTATGTTCGTGCGATGTGGTTAATGCTTCAACAAGATAAAGCAGACGATTACGTTGTCGCGACTGGGAAAACGCACACCGTCCGCGAATTTGTTTCTCTCGCATTCCTCGCAGCGGGAATGGAACTCGAATTCCACGGCGAAGGCGTTCAAGAATATGCGACCCTCAAAGGAACGGACCGCATTCTCGTCAAAGTGAATCCGGAATTTTTCCGCCCTGCCGAAGTGGATTTGCTCATCGGCGATGCGACGAAAGCGAAAACGATTCTCGGCTGGGAACCGGAAATCACTTACGAAGAATTGGTGAATCGCATGGTGAAAAGCGACATTCAGCTTTTGGTTGAAGGTAAAATTTAA
- the fabF gene encoding beta-ketoacyl-ACP synthase II, producing MEEVVVTGMGCVSSLGNDPQTLWENLLAGKSGVSNIEKMDTSAYEVHFASEVKEFDDSMYFNARDQKRYSRNIRYAVYAALHAVENSGLDLEKVDKTRAGVIVASGMGGMDIYYDGSAALATKGPRRVSPFFIPMSITNMATGEISIRLGFMGPNFVTTSACASSNHAIIAAADQIRLGRADVMVAGGTEEAVTPVSIAGFANMHALSRRNDEPQKASRPFDKNRDGFVIGEGSAVMVLESRSHAEKRGAKILATIAGVGLSADAHHITAPREDGAGVKLAIENALRDAKLEPQQVGYINTHGTSTPLGDVAECKAITEIYKGDTKNLKINSSKSMIGHMLGSASAIEGIISIKSLIDQKVHGTINVDEQDPAIQLDVCAHGSVEHKFDYAMSNSFGFGGHNSVVIFGREK from the coding sequence ATGGAAGAAGTTGTTGTTACCGGAATGGGTTGCGTTTCGTCTCTCGGAAATGATCCGCAGACTCTTTGGGAAAATCTTCTTGCAGGGAAATCTGGCGTTTCGAATATCGAAAAAATGGACACATCTGCTTACGAAGTTCATTTTGCTTCGGAAGTGAAGGAATTTGACGATTCCATGTATTTCAATGCCCGCGACCAAAAGCGTTATTCGCGCAACATCCGTTATGCGGTTTACGCAGCTTTGCACGCTGTCGAAAATTCGGGCTTGGATTTGGAAAAAGTCGATAAGACCCGCGCAGGTGTCATCGTCGCTTCGGGCATGGGCGGCATGGATATTTATTACGACGGTTCTGCAGCGCTTGCGACAAAAGGTCCGCGCCGCGTTTCTCCGTTCTTCATTCCGATGTCCATTACGAATATGGCAACGGGTGAAATTTCGATTCGTCTCGGCTTTATGGGTCCGAACTTTGTGACGACTTCGGCTTGTGCTTCTTCAAACCATGCGATTATCGCTGCGGCTGACCAAATTCGTCTCGGCCGCGCTGATGTGATGGTCGCAGGCGGTACCGAAGAAGCGGTGACGCCGGTTTCTATCGCTGGCTTTGCCAATATGCACGCCCTTTCTCGCCGTAACGATGAACCGCAAAAAGCTTCGCGTCCGTTTGATAAGAACCGCGACGGTTTCGTCATTGGCGAAGGCTCTGCGGTGATGGTTCTCGAAAGCAGAAGTCACGCAGAAAAGCGCGGGGCAAAAATTCTAGCAACGATTGCAGGCGTAGGCCTCTCGGCAGATGCGCATCACATTACCGCTCCGCGTGAAGACGGCGCCGGTGTGAAACTCGCCATCGAAAACGCTCTTCGCGATGCAAAGCTTGAACCGCAGCAAGTCGGTTACATTAACACGCACGGCACATCGACTCCGCTTGGCGACGTCGCCGAATGCAAAGCGATTACCGAAATTTACAAGGGCGACACGAAGAATTTGAAAATCAATTCTTCGAAGTCGATGATCGGTCACATGCTCGGTTCTGCTTCGGCAATCGAAGGCATCATCTCGATTAAATCCCTCATCGACCAGAAAGTTCACGGAACAATCAACGTGGACGAACAAGATCCGGCAATTCAGTTGGATGTTTGTGCGCACGGTTCTGTCGAACATAAATTTGACTATGCGATGTCCAACAGCTTCGGCTTTGGTGGACATAATAGCGTCGTGATTTTCGGTCGCGAAAAATAA
- a CDS encoding glutamine synthetase III family protein — protein MVSIQEDFGSLVFSAKTMGKYLSHKTYESLLATMKNGSALDPSIADEVAAGMKTWAIDHGATHFTHWFQPLTGTTAEKHDAFYNPDFEGGVVASFSGKELTQGEPDASSFPSGGLRATFEARGYTAWDPTSPAFIKKNNDGVAVLCIPTVFYGYHGEALDKKTPLLRSQAALVKQLHRVAKLFKIEGNERPFATLGPEQEYFLVDADVYSKRPDLIQTGRTLFGVRPARHQQLEDHYFGKIKNRVLSFMAEVDRELWKLGVPAKTRHNEVSPAQFELAPVFEEQNLSSDHNMLTMEVLQNVAERYGMVCLTHEKPFDGVNGSGKHNNWSITGPDGKNWLSPGKTPHENAKFLMVLVSIIKGVDTFAPLLRASVASAGNDHRLGANEAPPAIISIFLGDQLTDIINQLEKGTPSSSKKGGEIEIGVSTLPKLPQDATDRNRTSPFAFTGNKFEFRAVGSEQSCSTANTALNAIVAWALDDVMNQIEALTAKGTEFNAALQTVLQKEIKEHKRVLFDGNGYSDEWKAEAARRGLPNLKTTLDAIEAYRDPKVIKLYKDYGVLSEVELESRYVIEKEKYEAVVALEANCALTMAKTMFLPEGISYAVELAESSSALTDFIHSGISKLAKSAAEEVEALTQEIEKLEAAIDKADPALELAGMASVRKHVDALERIVPESQWPVPGYGEMFFIG, from the coding sequence ATTGTGAGTATTCAAGAAGATTTTGGCAGCCTCGTGTTCAGCGCGAAGACGATGGGCAAGTACCTTTCGCACAAGACCTACGAAAGCCTCCTTGCAACGATGAAAAATGGTTCTGCTTTGGATCCGTCCATCGCAGACGAAGTCGCTGCAGGAATGAAAACTTGGGCGATTGATCATGGTGCTACGCACTTTACCCATTGGTTCCAGCCGTTAACCGGTACCACTGCAGAAAAGCATGACGCTTTTTACAATCCGGATTTTGAAGGCGGCGTTGTCGCTTCGTTCTCGGGCAAGGAATTGACCCAGGGCGAACCGGACGCATCGAGCTTCCCGTCTGGCGGTCTCCGTGCGACTTTCGAAGCCCGCGGTTACACCGCTTGGGATCCGACTTCTCCGGCTTTCATCAAGAAGAATAATGACGGCGTTGCAGTGCTTTGCATCCCGACTGTGTTCTACGGTTATCATGGCGAAGCTCTCGATAAGAAGACTCCGCTTCTCCGTTCGCAGGCAGCTCTTGTCAAGCAGCTTCACCGCGTTGCAAAACTCTTCAAAATCGAAGGCAATGAACGCCCGTTTGCAACTCTCGGACCTGAACAGGAATACTTCCTCGTCGATGCCGATGTTTACAGCAAACGTCCGGATTTGATTCAGACCGGTCGCACCCTTTTCGGTGTTCGTCCGGCTCGTCACCAGCAGCTCGAAGACCATTACTTTGGTAAGATTAAGAATCGCGTTCTTTCGTTCATGGCAGAAGTTGATCGCGAACTTTGGAAACTCGGCGTTCCGGCGAAGACTCGTCACAACGAAGTGAGTCCGGCTCAGTTTGAACTTGCTCCGGTTTTCGAAGAACAGAATTTGTCTTCGGATCATAACATGCTCACGATGGAAGTTCTCCAGAATGTGGCTGAACGTTATGGCATGGTTTGCCTCACTCACGAAAAACCGTTTGACGGTGTGAATGGTTCGGGCAAGCACAACAACTGGTCCATCACGGGCCCGGATGGCAAGAACTGGCTTTCTCCAGGAAAGACTCCGCACGAAAATGCAAAGTTCTTGATGGTTCTCGTTTCGATTATCAAGGGCGTTGATACCTTTGCTCCGCTGCTCCGCGCAAGTGTGGCAAGTGCAGGTAACGATCACCGTTTGGGCGCAAACGAAGCTCCTCCGGCTATCATTTCTATCTTCCTCGGCGATCAGCTCACCGATATCATCAACCAGCTCGAAAAGGGCACTCCGTCTTCTTCGAAGAAGGGCGGCGAAATTGAAATCGGCGTTTCGACTTTGCCGAAGCTCCCGCAGGATGCAACCGACCGTAACCGTACGAGCCCGTTTGCATTCACCGGCAACAAGTTTGAATTCCGCGCTGTCGGAAGCGAACAGAGCTGCTCTACTGCAAACACTGCTTTGAACGCAATCGTCGCATGGGCTTTGGACGATGTGATGAATCAGATTGAAGCTTTGACTGCAAAGGGCACCGAATTCAACGCAGCTCTCCAAACTGTGCTGCAGAAAGAAATCAAGGAACACAAGCGCGTGCTCTTTGACGGAAACGGTTACAGCGATGAATGGAAGGCTGAAGCTGCTCGTCGCGGACTTCCGAATTTGAAGACGACTCTCGACGCTATCGAAGCTTATCGCGATCCGAAGGTGATCAAACTTTACAAGGATTACGGTGTTCTTTCCGAAGTTGAACTCGAAAGCCGTTATGTGATTGAAAAGGAAAAGTACGAAGCGGTTGTCGCTCTCGAAGCGAACTGCGCTTTGACGATGGCGAAGACAATGTTCCTCCCCGAAGGCATTTCTTACGCAGTCGAACTCGCAGAATCTTCTTCGGCTCTTACCGATTTCATCCATTCGGGCATTTCGAAGCTCGCCAAGAGCGCTGCAGAAGAAGTGGAAGCTTTGACGCAGGAAATTGAAAAGCTTGAAGCGGCAATCGATAAAGCGGATCCAGCTCTCGAACTCGCAGGAATGGCAAGTGTTCGCAAGCACGTCGATGCTTTGGAACGCATCGTTCCGGAAAGTCAGTGGCCGGTTCCTGGCTACGGTGAAATGTTCTTCATCGGCTAA
- the cimA gene encoding citramalate synthase — protein MKPEVFLYDTTLRDGNQDRKISLSLADKLQIAKLLDAFGFDYIEGGWPNPSNPTDVEFYKRIGEMHLTHAKIAAFGSTRRPKVLAENDPLLQSLIASQAPVKTIFGKSWDLHVTEVIRTTLEENLDMIESSVRFLKENSEETIYDAEHFFDGYKANPQYAMETIKAAALGGADFIVLCDTNGGTMPWEMKSILAEVQKVISVPLGIHAHNDSGLAVANSLVSVDAGVHMVQGVLNGYGERCGNADLTTIAADLVFKLKKQIYCGENMKDLRKVSLALDQIVNIPSDIKAPYVGDAAFAHKGGAHIDGVMKVSRSFEHVDPKSVGNNRVFVTSDQAGGSLVVEKIKELLHIEIDKKDPKVQNLLHLIKERENAGWHFDSAEASFEMLVYRTLGRFAQPFTVENYRVIEDRSEQGVSVSQASVKLRVNDEISHQVAEGDGPVNALDAALRKALLPYYPYMKNVRLDDFKVRVLGSNVGSDAHVRVWSTFGDEDGVWHVAGVSTNIIEASWFALVDGLSYKMYKESLKGNAR, from the coding sequence ATGAAGCCAGAAGTATTTCTTTACGATACCACATTACGCGATGGAAATCAGGATCGCAAAATTTCTCTTTCCTTAGCGGACAAATTGCAAATTGCAAAGCTTTTGGACGCATTTGGTTTTGATTATATCGAAGGCGGTTGGCCAAATCCGAGTAATCCGACGGATGTGGAATTTTACAAGCGCATCGGCGAAATGCATTTAACGCATGCAAAAATTGCAGCGTTTGGAAGCACTCGTCGCCCGAAAGTTCTTGCTGAAAATGATCCGCTCTTGCAATCTCTCATTGCAAGCCAAGCTCCGGTCAAAACGATTTTTGGCAAAAGTTGGGATTTGCATGTGACCGAAGTCATTCGCACGACTCTTGAAGAAAATCTGGATATGATTGAATCTTCGGTGCGCTTCTTAAAAGAAAATTCTGAAGAAACGATTTACGATGCGGAACATTTCTTTGATGGTTACAAAGCAAATCCGCAATATGCGATGGAAACGATTAAAGCGGCTGCTCTCGGCGGCGCAGACTTTATCGTTCTTTGCGATACAAACGGCGGCACGATGCCGTGGGAAATGAAATCGATTCTTGCCGAAGTGCAAAAAGTCATCTCGGTTCCGCTCGGCATTCACGCGCATAATGATAGCGGTCTTGCGGTTGCAAACTCGCTCGTCTCCGTCGATGCGGGCGTGCACATGGTGCAAGGAGTTTTGAACGGTTACGGCGAACGTTGCGGTAACGCAGACTTAACGACTATCGCTGCGGATTTGGTTTTCAAATTGAAAAAGCAAATTTATTGCGGCGAAAATATGAAAGACCTGCGCAAAGTGAGTCTCGCTCTCGATCAAATCGTCAACATTCCGAGCGACATTAAAGCACCGTATGTCGGCGATGCAGCGTTTGCGCACAAAGGCGGCGCTCATATCGATGGCGTGATGAAAGTTTCGCGGAGCTTTGAACATGTCGATCCGAAGTCGGTAGGGAACAACCGCGTCTTCGTCACAAGCGATCAAGCGGGTGGTTCTTTGGTCGTCGAAAAAATTAAAGAATTGCTGCACATTGAAATTGACAAGAAAGATCCGAAGGTGCAAAATCTTTTGCATTTGATTAAGGAACGCGAAAATGCGGGCTGGCATTTTGACAGCGCAGAAGCGAGTTTTGAAATGCTCGTTTACCGCACACTCGGACGTTTTGCGCAGCCGTTTACGGTGGAAAATTATCGCGTCATCGAAGACCGTTCCGAACAAGGCGTAAGCGTTTCGCAGGCGTCGGTGAAGCTTCGCGTGAACGATGAAATTAGTCATCAAGTTGCCGAAGGCGATGGCCCGGTGAACGCTCTCGATGCGGCTCTTCGCAAAGCGCTTTTGCCGTATTATCCGTATATGAAGAATGTGCGCTTGGACGATTTTAAAGTGCGCGTTCTCGGTTCGAATGTCGGCTCGGATGCGCATGTTCGCGTGTGGAGTACATTCGGCGACGAAGATGGCGTATGGCATGTCGCAGGCGTTTCGACAAATATCATCGAAGCGTCTTGGTTCGCACTCGTGGACGGACTTTCGTATAAGATGTACAAAGAATCTTTAAAAGGAAATGCAAGATGA
- a CDS encoding GDP-mannose 4,6-dehydratase translates to MPRTLVIGASGFVGGYLVRELESAGHSVFQANYPEYDLLNPSAMENAVKQAAPDYVVNLAAISSVGESWKNPVQTLDVNVKGTLHLLDAIQQFAPHAKTLLIGSAEEYAPKNSPLSETDPLEASNPYGISKIAQENFAELYRKKFGMKIVCTRSFNHTGIGQTPTFALPSFCKQVAEIDKSGKPGKIFVGNLSAVRDFSDVSDVVHVYRELLENENEFTVYNVGSGISHSVEELLQTIIGFAQVKIEVVQDPAKMRPVDIPFLCADISRIKKFWRGTSIQTTMQKMFADFRNR, encoded by the coding sequence ATGCCGCGCACACTCGTCATCGGGGCTTCGGGATTTGTCGGTGGTTACTTGGTCCGCGAATTAGAAAGCGCGGGGCATTCTGTTTTCCAAGCGAATTATCCCGAATACGATTTGTTAAATCCGTCCGCGATGGAAAATGCGGTGAAGCAAGCCGCGCCCGATTACGTGGTCAATTTGGCGGCGATTAGTTCTGTCGGTGAAAGTTGGAAAAATCCGGTGCAGACGTTGGATGTGAACGTCAAAGGCACGTTGCATTTACTCGATGCCATTCAGCAATTTGCTCCGCACGCAAAAACTCTTCTCATCGGAAGCGCCGAAGAATACGCGCCCAAAAATTCGCCGCTTTCAGAAACGGATCCGCTCGAAGCGAGCAATCCCTATGGCATTAGCAAAATTGCACAAGAAAATTTTGCGGAACTTTACCGCAAAAAATTCGGCATGAAAATCGTGTGCACGCGTTCGTTCAATCACACGGGAATTGGGCAAACGCCGACATTTGCGCTCCCGAGTTTTTGTAAACAAGTGGCAGAAATTGACAAAAGCGGAAAGCCGGGAAAAATTTTCGTCGGCAACTTGAGCGCAGTCCGCGATTTTTCGGATGTTTCTGATGTGGTGCACGTTTATCGCGAACTTCTCGAAAACGAAAATGAATTTACGGTGTATAATGTCGGCTCGGGAATTTCGCATTCCGTTGAAGAATTGCTGCAGACGATCATCGGCTTTGCGCAGGTAAAAATTGAAGTGGTTCAGGATCCGGCAAAAATGCGTCCGGTGGACATTCCGTTCCTCTGCGCAGATATTTCGCGGATAAAAAAATTCTGGCGCGGCACATCGATTCAAACGACGATGCAAAAAATGTTCGCCGATTTTCGAAATCGCTAA
- a CDS encoding class I SAM-dependent rRNA methyltransferase, whose protein sequence is MKNSLKEKIEMAFAKRASLFEVTDAFRVVNGADDGLPGVAIDRYANCFQIQYFGAELLPRKAEIAAAVQSIFSPDFLVSKFRLSPSGKSLEKPEMEVHFGNENAAQTIVREGNAKFHVDLLDTVNPGLFLDMRDGRFDVESRSRGKEILNLFSYTCSFAVHARIGGSTRAVNADISGKILEKGRENYRLNHLEIQKGEFFKGDSREYLAWCMRKGLHFDGVILDPPSFSRNKGKTFSVKSDFQTLVSEVAEILSPSAFFLASTNFSECTPESLAKETLKTLQQKFPRAKILWAKGQGLDFPGSGTRKESALSAVMLDVSGNAKF, encoded by the coding sequence GTGAAAAATTCGCTAAAAGAAAAAATCGAAATGGCTTTTGCCAAACGCGCTTCGCTTTTTGAAGTGACGGATGCATTTCGCGTAGTCAATGGAGCCGATGACGGACTTCCCGGCGTAGCAATTGACCGCTACGCAAATTGTTTTCAAATTCAATATTTTGGCGCAGAACTTTTACCCCGAAAAGCAGAAATCGCAGCCGCCGTGCAAAGCATTTTTTCGCCCGATTTTCTCGTTTCAAAATTTCGTCTTTCGCCATCGGGAAAATCTCTCGAAAAGCCCGAAATGGAAGTGCACTTCGGAAACGAAAATGCCGCACAAACAATCGTCCGCGAAGGAAACGCAAAATTTCACGTCGATCTTTTGGACACGGTAAATCCGGGACTTTTTTTGGATATGCGCGATGGGCGTTTCGATGTTGAATCGCGCTCTCGCGGAAAAGAAATTTTAAATCTTTTTAGCTACACGTGCAGTTTTGCGGTACACGCAAGAATCGGCGGGAGCACGCGTGCAGTGAACGCTGACATCAGCGGAAAAATTTTGGAAAAAGGCCGCGAAAATTATCGGCTAAATCATCTTGAAATTCAAAAGGGCGAATTTTTTAAAGGCGATAGCCGCGAATATTTAGCGTGGTGCATGCGCAAAGGCTTGCATTTTGACGGCGTCATTTTAGACCCGCCGAGTTTTTCTCGTAATAAAGGAAAGACATTTTCTGTCAAGTCTGATTTTCAAACTCTCGTTTCCGAAGTCGCCGAAATTCTTTCGCCAAGTGCATTCTTTTTAGCGAGCACTAATTTTAGCGAATGCACTCCCGAAAGTTTGGCAAAAGAAACTTTGAAAACGCTGCAGCAAAAATTTCCGCGGGCAAAAATTCTTTGGGCGAAAGGACAAGGTCTTGATTTTCCCGGTTCGGGAACTCGCAAAGAAAGCGCGCTTTCTGCGGTAATGCTCGACGTTTCTGGAAACGCAAAATTCTAA
- a CDS encoding glycoside hydrolase family 5 protein, translating to MIALQNGINLGGWLSQCNYTKERYETFITEKDFQQIAQWKFDHVRVPFDFNVIEDANGNDLPENWKYLDNAVNWGKISGLNVILDLHKTAGFDFNDFGDNEKNNLFANEILQKRFLALWDRVSKRYAHAENVAFELLNEVTDLEFRKPWNDLIQKAVEVIRKNAPETPIIYGGVCWNSACFVKDLLPPTTKNIIYTFHLYEPLLFTHQKASWVPALKNQPAIPFTDDLQFFRENSRPLGYMGENILKANCKKMGTEFFEAFLTEAVSVAKKNGVPLYCGEFGVIDQADANETVKWFDAVLQTFDKFGIGHSLWSYKEMDFGFTDPHYEPLRKFLLSKV from the coding sequence ATGATCGCTCTTCAAAACGGAATCAATCTCGGCGGTTGGCTTTCGCAGTGCAATTACACGAAAGAACGCTACGAAACCTTTATCACCGAAAAAGATTTTCAGCAAATCGCCCAGTGGAAATTTGATCATGTGCGCGTGCCTTTTGATTTTAATGTAATCGAAGACGCAAACGGAAATGACCTTCCCGAAAATTGGAAGTACTTGGATAATGCAGTCAACTGGGGAAAAATTTCAGGTTTAAATGTCATCTTGGATTTGCATAAAACCGCGGGATTTGACTTTAACGATTTCGGCGATAACGAAAAGAATAATTTATTCGCTAACGAAATTTTGCAGAAACGTTTTTTAGCGTTGTGGGATCGCGTTTCGAAACGTTATGCACACGCAGAAAATGTCGCCTTTGAACTTTTGAATGAAGTGACCGATTTAGAATTTCGAAAACCGTGGAATGATTTGATTCAGAAAGCGGTGGAAGTTATCCGCAAGAATGCGCCCGAGACGCCGATTATTTACGGTGGCGTTTGCTGGAACAGCGCGTGTTTCGTCAAAGATTTGCTTCCGCCGACGACGAAAAATATCATCTATACATTTCATTTGTACGAGCCACTTCTCTTTACGCATCAAAAAGCTTCTTGGGTTCCTGCGCTCAAAAATCAGCCCGCGATTCCGTTTACCGACGACCTACAATTCTTCCGCGAAAATTCTCGCCCGCTCGGTTACATGGGCGAAAATATTTTGAAAGCAAACTGCAAAAAAATGGGAACAGAATTTTTTGAAGCATTCTTAACCGAAGCGGTTTCTGTTGCCAAGAAAAATGGCGTTCCCCTTTACTGCGGCGAATTCGGCGTCATCGATCAAGCAGATGCAAACGAAACCGTGAAATGGTTTGACGCTGTTCTTCAGACTTTTGATAAATTCGGCATTGGACATTCCTTGTGGAGTTATAAGGAAATGGACTTCGGATTTACCGATCCGCATTATGAACCGCTGCGGAAATTTTTGCTTTCAAAAGTTTAA
- a CDS encoding DJ-1 family glyoxalase III: protein MQNRILFLLADGFEESEMVLPFDILTRGGVKVSLASIHEDPYVEGAHGLTIKADALLSEVDLKLFSGVFLPGGGRGVENLRALEAVLETVRSFVSADKWVTAICAAPIVLALAGILHDKRVTSYPSTEADIRPYCKAYSNDRVVVDGKLVTSRGPGSAEEFGFALLSLLEGEEKMTAVKAGMVAR from the coding sequence ATGCAAAATCGCATTTTGTTTTTACTCGCCGACGGATTTGAAGAATCCGAAATGGTTCTGCCATTTGATATTTTGACACGCGGAGGCGTTAAAGTTTCTCTTGCAAGTATTCACGAAGATCCTTACGTCGAAGGCGCTCACGGGCTCACGATTAAAGCGGATGCGCTTCTTTCCGAAGTGGATTTGAAACTCTTCTCGGGAGTATTTCTTCCGGGCGGCGGTCGTGGCGTCGAAAATTTGCGGGCATTGGAAGCGGTGCTTGAAACCGTGCGTTCTTTTGTCTCGGCAGATAAATGGGTGACGGCAATTTGTGCGGCTCCGATTGTTCTTGCGTTAGCGGGAATTCTCCACGATAAACGCGTGACGAGTTATCCTTCGACCGAAGCGGATATTCGCCCGTATTGCAAAGCGTATTCAAACGATCGCGTCGTCGTTGACGGAAAATTGGTGACGAGTCGCGGGCCGGGTTCTGCGGAAGAATTTGGGTTTGCTCTGCTTTCGCTTTTAGAAGGCGAAGAAAAAATGACAGCCGTAAAAGCCGGCATGGTCGCGCGCTAA